From the Candidatus Obscuribacterales bacterium genome, one window contains:
- a CDS encoding alpha-amylase family glycosyl hydrolase, which produces MSKAMKIKGIGSILHNKGVAFRLWAPHAQQVSVIGSFNDWDGTQHPMASENNGYWYTTVAQAQAGDQYRFLLSTPQGELTRIDPYAREVTGSVGNAIVHDPSFDWQGDDFHIAPWNELVIYELHVGTFNDLEDEHHSGQFSSMSARLGYLKKLGVNAIQIMPIGEFAGDRSWGYNPAHIFSVEITYGGPLAFKLFVKRAHESGIAVILDVVYNHFGPSDLDLWQFDGWSENDRGGIYFYNDHRAATPWGETRPDYGRGEVRQYLSDNAMMWLEEYHIDGLRFDATQFIRTFQAEDVRDLPEGWSLLQWINSQIVQKYPGRITIAEDLQNNRWLTKDVGAGGAGFGCQWDANFVHPIRQAVIAAEDGQRSLAAIRDAIQYRYNDDAFDRVIYSESHDEVANGKSRVPQEISPSDPKGWYARKRSTLAAAMVFTAPGIPMLFQGQEFLEGGWFRDTVPVDWDQRDEFHGIVRLYRDLIGLRLNRYGFTHGLGGQFTQVYHLNDDRKVIAFHRWDQGGPGDDVVVVANFFRDAQDNYTIGFPAEGTWRLRFNSDWQGYNDDFGNHPSTDAIANEGDRDGLPWHGSVSIGPYSVLIFSQE; this is translated from the coding sequence ACTGGTACACCACCGTGGCTCAGGCCCAGGCGGGCGATCAGTATCGGTTTTTGCTCTCTACCCCTCAAGGCGAGTTAACCCGTATCGACCCCTACGCCCGCGAGGTGACCGGCTCGGTGGGCAATGCCATCGTCCATGACCCTAGCTTTGACTGGCAGGGGGATGACTTTCATATCGCCCCATGGAATGAACTGGTGATCTACGAACTCCACGTCGGCACCTTCAACGACCTGGAGGACGAGCACCATTCGGGCCAGTTTTCTTCGATGTCGGCGCGGCTGGGATATTTGAAAAAGCTAGGCGTCAACGCCATTCAAATTATGCCCATTGGAGAATTTGCAGGCGATCGCTCCTGGGGGTACAACCCCGCTCATATCTTCTCAGTCGAGATCACCTACGGGGGCCCGCTGGCGTTTAAGCTGTTTGTTAAACGTGCCCACGAGTCGGGCATCGCCGTGATTCTCGACGTGGTTTATAACCATTTCGGCCCCAGTGACCTCGACCTGTGGCAGTTTGACGGTTGGAGCGAGAATGATCGTGGCGGCATCTACTTCTACAACGACCACCGAGCCGCCACCCCCTGGGGAGAAACCCGCCCCGACTACGGCCGGGGCGAGGTGCGCCAATACCTCTCCGACAACGCCATGATGTGGCTTGAGGAATACCACATTGATGGGCTACGCTTTGATGCCACCCAGTTTATCCGCACCTTCCAGGCTGAGGATGTACGGGATTTGCCCGAGGGCTGGAGCCTGCTCCAGTGGATCAACAGCCAAATTGTGCAGAAATACCCAGGCCGCATCACCATTGCTGAAGATCTGCAAAATAACCGGTGGCTGACTAAAGATGTGGGGGCGGGCGGAGCTGGGTTTGGCTGCCAGTGGGATGCCAACTTTGTGCACCCCATTCGCCAGGCGGTGATTGCCGCTGAGGATGGGCAGCGATCGCTGGCCGCCATTCGTGATGCCATTCAGTACCGCTACAACGACGATGCCTTCGACCGGGTGATCTATAGCGAATCCCACGATGAGGTGGCCAACGGCAAGTCGCGGGTACCCCAGGAGATCAGCCCTAGCGACCCCAAGGGCTGGTATGCCCGCAAACGCTCGACCCTGGCAGCGGCGATGGTGTTTACTGCCCCTGGCATTCCCATGCTGTTTCAGGGGCAAGAATTTCTCGAAGGCGGCTGGTTTCGCGACACCGTACCCGTCGATTGGGATCAGCGCGACGAGTTTCACGGCATTGTGCGACTCTACCGCGACCTGATTGGGCTGCGGCTCAACCGCTACGGCTTTACCCACGGGTTGGGCGGCCAGTTCACCCAGGTCTACCATCTCAACGACGATCGCAAGGTGATCGCCTTTCACCGTTGGGATCAGGGTGGCCCCGGCGACGATGTGGTGGTGGTGGCCAACTTTTTCCGCGATGCCCAGGATAACTACACCATCGGCTTCCCGGCGGAGGGCACCTGGCGGCTGAGGTTTAACAGCGATTGGCAGGGCTACAACGACGACTTTGGCAACCACCCCAGCACCGATGCGATCGCAAACGAGGGCGATCGCGACGGGCTACCCTGGCACGGGTCGGTGTCGATTGGCCCCTACTCTGTGCTGATCTTTTCCCAGGAATGA